GAATATGATAGATAACTATTTACTCTACTTACTGGCTGGCTGCTTTGGGTTAGGGATGTTGCACGGAGTCATCCCAGATGAGCACACTTGGCCGATCACATTTTCATATTCGGTTGGAACTACCACTGGTAAAGGAGGAATGATGGCAGGAGCCTTTTTTTCTCTTGCATTCACAACACAACGAGCTATAATGAGCCAGATCGTGTACTTTGCAGTGGGTGCCTTTCTCGTCTCTTCAGACCTATTAAATGGGCCGGTTTATTCAATAGTTGGATTGGTTATGGCTATAGCAGGGTATCTTATCTTAAAGAACAAAATGCCACATATCCATCTATTTATGAAAATATCTCGTAAAGATCTTGCCAAGCACATTCCTCTCAATAAACAGGATAAAAAGTCTAAGCTGCTAGTTCCAGTGCATTGGTGCCTCATTCATGGTTTTATTTCCGGATTTGGGGTTGATACCGGCATATTCTCAATATGGATATATTTAGTTACCCTGCCTGCGATAGCATCCTCAGGACTATGGATGCTGGGATGGCTACCCGGAGCATTGTTTGGAATTGGAACCTTTGTAATCCTAGTGTTGATTGGATTTATCTTTGGTGAAGTTCTTCAGGTAAGCAAGAGATTCGGTGTTCAAAGAGTCGAGAAATTTGGTAAACTTGTCGGAGCGAGGGTACTTCTTTTCGGTGGCATCTTGTTTATTTTGCTTGGGCCGCTATATTATTTTGGGGTAGATAAGTTATTACCATTTGATTTTGGCACTTTTATTGTTCTCCTTGTAATGATAGCAATTGCTATACCTACTATGGCATTTACATGGCATCAACTTGGAAATCCTTCTCTGAACTTGATTGCGCAGAATCAGTCTAAATAAAAATCAGTGCAAAATGATGAAAAATTACACTGTCAATGTTTTTTGCTATTTATGATGTCATTGTTTTGACATATACGATATTTTGTTGATTCATATACAATAATTTTCTATAATAAAAAAGTTAATATAAAGAAAGTTTATAGCAAGTAAATAGGTATCATAAATTCTCATGCAAGGAATTACAAAAATTGCACAGGGCTATAACAAAAAACTGACTATATATCAAATCTAACTTCATTGAATTTGTACTTTGTGTTAATAATGAATAGTTAGGTTTAGATATTTCAAATAATTGGCGGTTAGATCTAAGAGTTCATAAAAAAAGAAATAGAGGGATTAAAGTATCAGATAATTGTGGAGGTAAATGAAAATGGGAACGCTTGAATTTGAGATGGAAAGAGATCGAATGAAACCAGCTACCAGATATGTTGTTTATTATGCAAAATTACCAGGACACCACATTGATATAGCTGCAATGACTCAAGTGTTTGTAGATGAGTTTAATATACCAGGCACTAAGTCTAATATATTAGGAAGAAACAATAATAATCTACCAGACAAAATTAAGGTAACGATTGAGTGGGAAGATATAAATGAGGAAACATTGAAAGAATGAAAAGAAATAGTTAAGTATTTGAATAAAGATGAATGAGGTGCTGAAAAATGAGGGAGAGAGATGATTATCGAAAGATATTCGTGGTCGGACTGGCTATAATGTTCATATTGATAGGAATATCTGCATTGATAGGGGCATTATTCAACGCAAAGAACTATACAATAAATTATATGCCCGCGTATATGGGATGGGTTGGTGGTTTTGTTGGATTGATCATAGGTTTGATTTTGTTATTTTTCATAATATGGGTACTCTCATGGGTTTTTCGAGCATTTTCGCTTTCTCACACATATTATCATAGAGTTTTCTGGGATAGATGGGATCATGATGAGGCGGTTGAAATATTAAGAGAAAGGTATGCAAAAGGAGAGATTACCAAAGAGCAGTTTGATCAGATGCTTGCAGACTTAGAAAGAGATGGAAAAAGATGAGTAATTTAAGAGTGTATCTTATAGTGGTATTATTTTTTCTGGGCTTGCTTTCAGTGATAGAGAGTATTTTCTTGATGCTATATGTAGATTCACTAGGAGAATCTGATCTTGGATCTATGTATTTGGTCACAGGAATCATTATTGCATTTCTATTATTACTTTTTGCAGGTGCGGCAACTATAGAAAATAAAAATAGTAATTATAAAATAGGCCAGGTAAATACGATAAGCGTGGATAATAATGAGAACGATGAGATAAAAAATAATAAAAATTGAGCTTTGGCACAGAAAAATCGTAAATAGCTCTGTCTGTTTTATAAAATAATATACAAAAAAGAGAGAATATTAAGGATTGCACGGCACAGACTTTTATGGTTGTATATATGAAAAAATATTATTGCAAAGTTTATGACTGAGGAGAATATTGTATGAATTCATGAGTGTTTAGTTTTTAACAAAGATGTGTAAACTCCGATCAAGCTCAATATTCCAGACACCAGCATGACCACCTTGAACCCTGATACAAATGCATTATAGTATGATATTGTGATAACGCTCTCAACACCGGAAAACATCTCCAAAAGCATAGTTCTTG
This Thermoplasmata archaeon DNA region includes the following protein-coding sequences:
- a CDS encoding SHOCT domain-containing protein; this encodes MRERDDYRKIFVVGLAIMFILIGISALIGALFNAKNYTINYMPAYMGWVGGFVGLIIGLILLFFIIWVLSWVFRAFSLSHTYYHRVFWDRWDHDEAVEILRERYAKGEITKEQFDQMLADLERDGKR